CTCAGGTCTCCGGCTGCTCTTTTACCCTGTCGTTTCAATGAAGTCAACACAGAGGAGGATTTCATATGTTCCAGGTAGAAGACACACTCCACTCAGCTTTCTTCCACCTGTCGGCTGTGAATTCTGAGGTTTTCCCGAAGAGCTCGTTACATTAACCTCACTCCTCGGCTGGGAAACACGCGCCAGCTTCTCTGCAGGGCTGTAAAGATAAAATAAGTCTTATTGTTCAGGAAGAAAAAGAGCAGAAGCTGGAGAGTATTTAATGAAAACTCACTGTTCTCTGTCATcttccttctcttcttcttcgtcATCATCACTAGCCGTGAGATCTACCACTCCAGGATCAccgtcctcctcttcctcctcctctccttcactCCTGGCCTCCTCTCTGTCCCCATCAGCGTAATCTTTACTCTGTGGATCAGCAGACTCCAGTCGCCGTGCCAAAGCCAGACCCTCCTCTGTCAGAGAATACCTGTGCAGGGTAGACGGTGAAGAAAAGCATGAAGCTCTTTTTACACATACACAACCTCCTGAAAGTTCCCTGAAATTTACTGTGTGAGACTGcaatttttcactttgacttagAAAAATTGCTGCACTTTTTGCTGAGTCCTGTACAAATACTGTTAAAGGTAAGATCTGTAAAACTGTACTGTTAAAAGTGTCTTTCCTGGTTCACACCTGAACAGTTCTtaaggttctttgcagatgacgtcacccagccaaaaggccatgttttgagctgtttacgaGTATGCTAAGCAGAGTGTGAAAATAACATTGTTTAATTATTTCGTACCTTGCAGGGTTGTGAGTCTTTATCACCAAACTCTTCTGAATAAGCGTGCTGACTGAAGACCAGGCTGTGTATTTACTGCCCAGATCAGGCtgcaaacagagaagaaaaagaaaaaaaagaaacttcaaGCATAGCTAATCTTCTACGTAAAATATCATACATGTGATAGAAATGATAGATAACTCACCACAGTGAAGGACTTGTCACAGAGAAGTTGTGCCTCAGTCTGGAGCTCCATCTTAAACATGAATCCTTTACTACCAGGGATCTACAGAGAGGGGAAGCTGCATGATAACCTGCTGTTGTAGCgcattaaaataaacatatttcacTGGACAAAGACGTACCTGTGACTGTCTGTAGAGGGTGAGCAGAACGGCGTAACCTCCAGATCTTTTCTGAGGCACAtactccctcttcttcttcctccctcctcctcctttgtctttctctttatcTCCAGCTGCATTTCTctacaaaaaatacacaagctGGCCCTAAATCATCAACTCCAGCAGTTTCATCTAACACTGTTGTCCTTTATGGCTGAAAAAATACCAAAGTGATGTTCAGCATTTCTGTTTAGAAAAGATTTAATGTTTACTTTCTTTACAAACTGATTTGTTACACTAGTATTTAACCTTCTGAACCCTGCGCCTATTTTTTAGGTTTCTGCTCGAAAATTGCATACCCATAACAGAAATGGGTATATCTCTGCAACCACAGGGtctatttgaatatttttggtgtaatggtaaagaagagttttttctttttctttttttatctttttttaaagagaaattttACAACTATAGTTTGAAAAAGCAATTTCTGTTTTCGTGATTCTTTGGCCTCTATCTCTCAGATACTTTGGTGTAGACCGCTTTGGCATATATCATCAGAATCTGTGGAGTCTCTGCTTTCACTTGAGGTGTTGATCGTGTGTTCTGCATGAAGTGTCGTAGCGGTAGAGCCGGAAATATGGTGAGTGGGTTGACACAGTGGAGCTGTACAGAGTTTGGTATGTCATAATTCATTAAGTTGTTATTTGAGTTGTGTTTGGggcatgtaaaaataaaagttttatatATTCTTATAGCCCAGGAtctgctgtttaatttgatgtgcaaCATCACTATATTATTTCGTGATTAGTGCATTATTTCACACTGTGTTTGCCAATGCCTCTCAAAGTCCTCCAGTTGGGGGACACCAGGTTTAAGAGGTTAAGAAATCCTCAGTTTCTTTTAGCATCACCTCTTTCCTTAACAGCTACTACCCAAACAAATATAGAAAAAGGCATCTTCTAGCAGATATATGACGTACACAGGATACGTGGcaatatttggcttttttcctGCAGTAAAGCTGAGTAATATTGAtaaaaatttcacatttttaccacaaTAAAGAGACAGCATTTTCATCATCACTACCAGAAGACTATGAAAAGTAAGGAAAAGAAGGCTTTTATCTTCGTCTTGGTGCCTGGAAATGTATGGATCGGTAATGTTGGGGTAAATTGTGACGTTTACCTTTCTGGGTGCCAGGTTGTTGTTGTCAGGTCGGCCAGGAGGGGGCGCCCCTTGTGGGAGAGAGTGGATAGGAGCGTTTGGACCTGGAGAGGAAGTTGTGAGAAAAAAGGACGACAGAAAAAGAATGGTTAGTTTTGATTGATACCATCCACTTTTTAAGGAAACATCATTCGTATTAAAGGATATCCATCCTTCTGTGGTCCAAATCCAAATCCATTTGTctgttttacttcttttttttccattccttCACCTTCTGCTTAAAAACATGCGCAGTTTCTATGGTTAATGTGTGTTAAATATTTGCTATCTAAACTTGTCATTTCCTCTTTTATGGGGATATTTCCCACCAATCTTTTATTACTCATTCCCTCTCTTTTAAAGTACTTATTCGTCTATTTCTTGGGTTCTTCCTATAATTTAGTGTTTGATCATTTCTTTTTACCCCTTCATCTTGATCTTAATTCATCTTCTGGTTAACTGTTAAACTTTTTAGCTGCCTGTCTTGTTAGCTCTTTGCAGAAACACCATCAATCAACAGCAAATCAAAATGCAATTCAATCAGTAAAGAAATGTTAGCATGAATCTGTTATTGTCTTACCGTTCTCTCGGTAGTATCTCTGCAGTTTTTCGTCCAGTATTTTACAGATACCGTCTCCAAAGTTCTGGagtatttttgcctctttggcGTTTTGAAGTGGTAATGGGTACTTATTCAGAGAACTGATAGCCTggagaaagacagaaataagTGAAGATAACAATAATCTCTTTTCCctttgccattgtttacagcaATAGTTCCAAACTGGTCCAAGGTCAGGACCCACTATAGCCTCCTTTTGGACAAATTGGGACCCCTATTTCTTAAACTGTTCAATCATAcccaaatttttttaaataaaaaagatcagTTACAACTTGAAACTGAGCAAAAGATGTGACAAAACCATGAGATATACTCTTCAAATAAAGCACATCATGGACTTTCTTTTCTACGAACACATCTGCAACCACCTAAGCCTAAAAAAAAGGATTCACAACCCACTTCTGGGTCCCAACCCACAGTTTAGAGCCAAGGATTTTCCTGCtttccaggccagatgggatatataatccctccagagAGTTTAGGGGGGGTTctcccagaagacctccacagggaggctaCCAGGATCAgatgatcagatgcctgaaccacctcaactggctcctttcaatgctgaggagcagcggctctacttctAGATCTTCTAGATCTCTCCGGATGTCCGAGCTGCTCACTCTGAGCTGCTTCTAAGGCTGCGCCCAGACACCCTCTtcaggaatctcattttgaccactGTGTGTCCCAGTGAACCAGCATTGTCTGGGACATTAGCCCCTAgtagggtctcccaaggcaaaCTGGTGCAGGGGGAGCATCCAGACAAAAAGCTATCTTTCGGAAATCATgattcaaaattcaaagtctGAAGTTACCTCGCTCCTAATAGGGAAACCAGGGCGCCCCCCTGGAGCCACCACCCAGTGGTTAAACCACCTGCAGGGATGGACATGAGGGTCAGGTGCATTGCAGACCAGGTGGAAGGCAAGGATCAAAGCTTAGGCATGCTGACCCCTGGCATCGAAGACTGGTTTTCAACAACTACCGCCTTTTTCTCCTTAAATGGTGCTAACCAGTCCAGTCATACAACAAAGAAACTGACCAATCCTTCAGTGTTGCATGGTTACCTTTTTGTAGTTTCTACCCTCTTTTTTACAAACTATTTCAGCACAAAATTAGTGGGATGCATTGGGAACACCCATTGGaacctctgtttttgtttctgttcatCAAAAGTGCTATCAATACCGTCTTATTTGTCGTCCTCTCAAAGTATGAGTCTGGTATTGTGCAAATCCAATAAccagaaaataaacagaagtCTGAAGAACAAAAACTAGTGAAGTGTTTTGTTTAGACTTCTAAAGAACTCTCCCTCGTCTTTACCTTCTGGTAGACGTGCTGGATCTTGTGCCCCTTCTCTTTGGACTCGTCTCGGAGCTCAGTGAGCCACTTTAAGAACAGAGGGTTCGGACAGGAGGGCAGGACGCGTTTCCGACCCAACCGAACCGACTCCGAGGCTGGCATCCCTCTGAACCTAGCGAGACACAAACAACACGATGTTTTGAGAGAAAATACTGAATATTAATGTGTAAGACTTCCACCTACagaagcaaaaagaagaaaagacgACAAGAAGAACAACGGTGGGGTACTTTAGGTAAcaaagctaacgttagcaaacGGTTTAACGAGTGGCAGGGTAACTGGAGACTCGCGACCGAATACGACTGTGGTCCAAACGGACGCCTCTTTATTGAATAACTACTACATTTTTACTCAATATAcgaatatttatcagatatgcCCTTTAAAGACTGTAAACTATGGTAGCATTCGTTAGGACTCTCATCTCCAACGTCCGTTGTAACTATGACAACCTCAGCGTCCGCGTTGACGCTCTCAACTACAGGTAAACATTTAACACGGTCACtctttaaaccataacaccggTGTTAATCAGTGACCGAGTTAGCCAAATACGTCTGTATTTGTTGAAgtcacaaaaatgctgaaaacgtaaatatccctttttaataccccttttttgccaacttATTGCTAAAACGAAAATAACAGGAACGAGGGCAATAAGCACCTTTTGTAACTAGGACAACCAACGAAACTGGTTGAAGTCActagttaacacggtcactcatTTAACTAAAACACCGTCATTAGCCTTTAGGGAGTTTTTGCAAAGAACCCAGCCATAGTATTGAGAATATGCAGTGTGAGTTAAGAGTTTTGGCTCACAATTGACGTTTTAACCGTGTTGTGGCATGTTATATGACTCACCTTTAGCTTGTGGGTTAGCAGAAGCTGCTGGCGCCTTGTGTTCAAGACAAAGCGCATTTCCTTGTTGACAGCGGTCACGTGACCAGAAAATACGGCAGGCAAATGGACAGGGAATGAAACAGCGATATCTAACGGTCAAATTGAGTAAATGTGATTGAATATCATTGGTTTAGTTATCAAATTTAAGCCTATGCCAGAACTTTTCCTTTCTCTATATTCATTGCACTTTTACTctacatttctttttgaaaatttcttCACCTTCActacatttaaaaggaaatctGATCTATGTAAATGTAAGTGTCCCACTTGCATTGTTGAAGTGTTTAAGTAAGGCCTTTAAATCAGCCTGGTGTAATAATCTGGTGTATCAGGCAGGATATTTTTACAATATACCTGTCATGAATGAAATCCAGCTCATTGTCAGTTAACTTTCCAAACCGTTATCTGGCTGTTGCTGGAGTCCGCCTCCTCGTGTCCTCAGGCTGAGGAGAGTTAGCAGGAATCCTCCAACAAGACCTGACAGAGACCAAGAATCCAACCTCACCCTCCCAACCACAGCCTCTCAGTGTGGTACAAAGACAAAGACTAGAGCTCAGAGGGGGAAAAGTTGCGTTTTAAGTGCTAAGCAAGCAACTTTATGCAGTGACACACGAGGTTTGAAGATACGCCATACAGCATAACCCTCATACGTGTCTGTATTTGAATGAAACGCCGCTGCCAACGTActgaaaacacattcaaagaTGCAAATTGACTTGttggattaaaatgtaaaatatgtgaccacATGGATTTGTGTAAACACGCCTGACGCACGCAGAGACAGAGCAAGAATTCACTTTGTTCCATTGCAACATTGTATTTCATCAATTCAATTCTTCTCAACACTTAGATAATAATTAGGGTTGGTACTATTTAATTCAGCTTCTTAACTACCTGATGACCAGAGTATCTTGGATTTTTATGCCTCTGCGTTGATGATTGTTAGAGGAATAATGTTTTCAGGCTATCAGTCCTAACATacagaacatccatccatccatcagtatGCAATTATATCTACAAAACAAGTGAGGGATTTTCTCCAAATTTTACCATGGTGTTCCCAAAGGCACAAGGATGAAACATTAGATTTTGGATGTTAAAAGCAAATCGGTTGTttaggtcattgggcctcatgttcacccCTTGCTCATTTGTTTAATATCTCAGAAGCTTTTGGGGGACCTTTGGTAGAACCTTACACATTCACTCTGATTAAATGGAAAAACTGATAGGATTTTTGAGGTCAAAAGTGGAAGGCCAAGtccactgggcctcatgttcatcccttgaaAGTGAATACAATATGTCAAAGGCACTTCCAGGGAATTACTCTAAACTTTGCTCTGATGTCCACCCAGGGATCAAGGGtgacatttttctgattttgaaggttaaaaaccaaacaaacatctagccactgggcctcatgttaaTACCTTGCCTGTAAATTCAATATCTCAGGAATGCTTAAGGGatctttcttcaaactttgcaaaaatttctTCTCTGATTCAATAAAGTCCAAACGTCAAAGGCCAGGGCCAAATGGGCCTCATTTCTATccataaaaaatgtcaaatatttatggcattgggcctcatgttcattcctTGCTTTTGAATACATCTAATGGATGCTTCGAGGGAAACTTTACCATGAT
This genomic stretch from Cheilinus undulatus linkage group 22, ASM1832078v1, whole genome shotgun sequence harbors:
- the mus81 gene encoding crossover junction endonuclease MUS81 encodes the protein MPASESVRLGRKRVLPSCPNPLFLKWLTELRDESKEKGHKIQHVYQKAISSLNKYPLPLQNAKEAKILQNFGDGICKILDEKLQRYYRENGPNAPIHSLPQGAPPPGRPDNNNLAPRKRNAAGDKEKDKGGGGRKKKREYVPQKRSGGYAVLLTLYRQSQIPGSKGFMFKMELQTEAQLLCDKSFTVPDLGSKYTAWSSVSTLIQKSLVIKTHNPARYSLTEEGLALARRLESADPQSKDYADGDREEARSEGEEEEEEDGDPGVVDLTASDDDEEEEKEDDREHPAEKLARVSQPRSEVNVTSSSGKPQNSQPTGGRKLSGVCLLPGTYEILLCVDFIETTGGSHHRKQELVKELQRNGVSFDVRKLNVGDFLWVAREKVAPVPGQLRAPAGRELVLDYIVERKRMDDLCGSIIDGRFREQKFRLKRCGLRRPVYLVEECGKAASHLSLPETTLQQAIVNTQVVDGFFVKRVQDVRESAAYLTVMTRYLTKLYQNRTLICRSRELEGDGASDEEERGRPSCSLISFAEFNHGAVKNKCQTVREVFARQLMQISGLSGDKAAAILEIYSTPHSLLTTYDQCSNEAEKEKLLSSIRYGKLKRNLGPALSRTVYQLYCTQGALT